In Calothrix sp. PCC 7507, one DNA window encodes the following:
- a CDS encoding MFS transporter: protein MDSVQIEIDEVTTIEIPQIATSQTAISSTTKLSPFVYKNAIRTSLRASTADSVFAAVFSMTTGGILLSNFLVELNASPVIFGMLSSIPMLVNLIQPLGAYLSERTTSRFQYSLLTFGLSRLLWLILAIGITSTNLGKVTSEQLVVLTLLIVLFSHLLGGLGSASWLSWIGVIVPRKLRGRYFGIRNSAASLTNLVCVPLAGFAVSHWYRGTLQGYGVVLLVGIVCGLIGLGCQYFKVDVNPQMPNSAFVKCLQKTEIQPDAESPSSPQTSNPESFWKNSNFLRFLLYFSLWMLAVNLSAPFFNFYMLDTLNLDVSWVTLYGSLQAGANLLMLILWGKLADKIGDRPILLIIGILVAIIPLLWLGISANSLDIWLWLPLLHIFAGGTWAAIDLCNNNMQLGIAPVKNGSIYFAIVAAVGGISGALGTTIGGFLAQFTEYGGLLGLFAFSSLIRLVALVPLIFVQER from the coding sequence ATGGATTCTGTTCAGATTGAAATAGATGAAGTTACAACTATAGAAATTCCCCAAATTGCCACATCTCAAACAGCAATCTCGTCTACCACAAAACTCAGCCCTTTTGTTTATAAAAATGCTATTCGCACCAGTTTAAGAGCATCTACTGCAGATAGTGTGTTCGCTGCGGTTTTCTCCATGACTACTGGTGGAATTTTACTCAGTAATTTTTTAGTAGAGTTGAATGCTAGTCCAGTGATATTTGGGATGCTTTCTTCTATCCCCATGCTGGTAAATCTCATTCAACCTTTGGGTGCTTACTTGTCGGAACGCACTACCAGCCGCTTTCAGTATTCCCTTTTGACTTTTGGACTTTCTCGGCTACTGTGGTTAATTCTCGCCATTGGTATTACTAGTACAAACTTGGGAAAAGTGACTTCTGAGCAATTGGTAGTATTGACACTGTTGATTGTTTTATTCAGCCATCTTTTAGGCGGACTAGGAAGTGCATCATGGCTGAGTTGGATAGGAGTAATTGTTCCCCGGAAATTACGAGGTAGGTATTTCGGGATTCGCAATAGTGCAGCGAGTCTGACTAATTTGGTTTGTGTACCTTTGGCGGGTTTTGCTGTATCTCATTGGTATAGAGGGACTTTACAAGGTTATGGGGTGGTTTTGCTTGTAGGTATTGTGTGTGGGCTAATTGGATTGGGGTGTCAGTATTTTAAGGTGGATGTGAATCCACAAATGCCAAATTCTGCTTTTGTTAAGTGTCTGCAAAAAACTGAGATTCAACCAGATGCTGAATCTCCATCTTCACCCCAGACTTCCAACCCAGAAAGCTTTTGGAAAAATTCTAACTTTTTGAGGTTTCTACTTTATTTCAGCTTATGGATGCTGGCTGTGAATCTCAGTGCGCCATTTTTTAACTTCTATATGCTGGATACACTGAATCTGGATGTCAGCTGGGTGACTTTATATGGCAGTTTGCAGGCGGGGGCTAATTTGCTGATGCTGATTTTGTGGGGTAAGTTGGCAGATAAAATAGGCGATCGCCCCATTCTACTAATTATCGGCATTCTGGTTGCAATCATACCTCTACTGTGGCTGGGTATTAGTGCTAATTCTTTGGATATTTGGCTGTGGTTGCCATTGTTACATATTTTCGCGGGTGGGACTTGGGCGGCGATTGATTTGTGCAACAACAATATGCAACTGGGAATTGCGCCAGTGAAAAACGGGTCGATTTATTTTGCGATCGTTGCTGCTGTGGGTGGAATTAGTGGTGCTTTGGGCACAACCATCGGCGGCTTCTTAGCACAATTTACTGAATATGGAGGCTTATTAGGATTATTTGCCTTCTCTAGCCTAATTCGATTAGTGGCACTTGTCCCACTGATTTTTGTGCAAGAACGCTGA
- a CDS encoding EF-hand domain-containing protein, whose amino-acid sequence MATEQELQSLFNTLDIDQDGKVSIHELFLSPGLSAIVSAETGISSPQELLARYDSDEDGSVTFEELKEAVEKVNNLT is encoded by the coding sequence ATGGCAACCGAGCAAGAGCTTCAATCTCTTTTTAATACCTTAGATATCGATCAAGACGGCAAAGTCTCCATTCATGAGCTTTTTTTAAGCCCTGGTTTAAGTGCAATTGTTTCTGCTGAGACAGGTATCAGTAGCCCCCAGGAGTTACTAGCACGGTATGATTCAGACGAAGACGGTAGTGTTACCTTTGAAGAGTTAAAGGAAGCAGTTGAGAAAGTAAATAATTTAACCTAG
- the accD gene encoding acetyl-CoA carboxylase, carboxyltransferase subunit beta — MANNEESRGLKSLLDWFANRRKSGNINLEPQEREIADGLWHKCPKCGVLTYTKDLRANQMVCGECGHHNRVDSDERIRQLIDHNTWRAMDEHLRPTDPLQFRDRKLYSDRLRETQDKIGLIDAVKTGLGQINGLPVAVGVMDFRFMGGSMGSVVGEKLTRMIEQATQRRYPVLIVCTSGGARMQEGMLSLMQMAKISAALERHRQERLLYIPILTNPTTGGVTASFAMLGDIILAEPKATIGFAGRRVIEQTLREKLPEDFQSAEDLLKHGFVDEIVPRTQLKNTLAQLIALHQPLPTTPHMVLWETMSLSSTAAE; from the coding sequence ATGGCAAACAACGAAGAATCACGCGGTTTAAAGTCTCTGTTAGATTGGTTTGCAAATCGACGGAAATCAGGAAACATCAACCTCGAACCCCAAGAACGTGAAATTGCTGATGGACTATGGCACAAGTGTCCTAAATGTGGTGTGTTGACATATACGAAAGACCTGAGAGCCAATCAGATGGTTTGCGGGGAATGTGGACATCATAATCGCGTAGATAGTGATGAACGCATCCGCCAATTGATAGATCACAACACTTGGAGGGCGATGGATGAGCATCTGCGTCCTACCGATCCTCTGCAATTTCGCGATCGCAAACTCTACAGCGATCGCCTACGAGAAACACAAGATAAAATCGGTTTAATTGACGCTGTCAAAACTGGACTAGGTCAAATCAATGGTTTGCCTGTCGCTGTTGGAGTCATGGACTTCCGCTTCATGGGTGGTAGCATGGGTTCAGTTGTGGGCGAAAAACTCACCCGTATGATTGAGCAAGCCACTCAGCGACGCTATCCTGTATTGATTGTTTGCACTTCTGGTGGAGCTAGGATGCAAGAGGGTATGCTCTCCCTGATGCAAATGGCGAAAATCTCCGCAGCCTTAGAACGCCATCGTCAAGAGCGACTGTTATATATTCCTATTTTGACTAATCCCACCACAGGCGGTGTTACTGCTAGTTTTGCCATGTTGGGTGATATTATCCTCGCAGAGCCCAAGGCGACTATCGGTTTTGCAGGTCGGCGAGTGATTGAACAAACTCTCCGAGAAAAACTACCTGAAGATTTTCAGAGTGCTGAAGATTTGCTCAAGCACGGTTTTGTCGATGAAATCGTACCCCGTACCCAGTTAAAGAATACCCTAGCCCAGCTGATTGCTCTCCACCAACCCCTACCAACCACACCCCACATGGTTTTATGGGAGACAATGAGCTTGAGTTCTACTGCAGCTGAATAA
- a CDS encoding A24 family peptidase → MDILMIVPASLIVFALGASIGSFINVVVYRLPAELSILWPPSRCPHCLNQLKAYDNVPVLGWLRLRGRCRFCKSKISVRYPVVEALTGIVFLLVFLLFKVSILTIGYWAFCSWLLALALIDLDTMTLPNQLTQSGLVVGIIFQMVVGYLPAGNGVELVKHLMMGIVGAVLGLWLFDAIALIGSIALGKTAMGAGDAKLAAMMGAWLGWKYLLLASFIACAVGALVGGGAIVLSPKKRGQKIPFGPFLALGAAIALFGGETILSAYLRLFFPVS, encoded by the coding sequence ATGGACATTTTGATGATTGTCCCGGCGAGTCTCATAGTCTTCGCCTTGGGTGCATCTATCGGCAGCTTTATCAATGTTGTAGTTTATCGTTTACCGGCTGAATTATCGATTCTTTGGCCGCCTTCTCGCTGTCCCCACTGTCTTAACCAGCTAAAAGCCTATGATAATGTACCAGTGCTGGGCTGGTTGCGGTTGAGAGGTCGGTGTCGTTTTTGTAAAAGTAAGATTTCTGTCCGTTATCCTGTGGTAGAAGCGTTAACGGGCATAGTATTTTTACTAGTATTTTTATTATTTAAAGTCTCGATTTTAACAATAGGATATTGGGCTTTTTGTAGCTGGTTATTAGCCTTAGCACTCATTGACTTGGATACTATGACTCTACCTAATCAACTGACTCAATCAGGTTTGGTAGTAGGGATAATCTTTCAAATGGTTGTCGGTTATTTACCAGCAGGTAATGGGGTGGAATTAGTCAAACACCTGATGATGGGAATAGTGGGAGCCGTGTTAGGTTTATGGCTATTTGATGCGATCGCCCTCATTGGTTCCATCGCCTTAGGCAAAACTGCAATGGGTGCGGGAGATGCCAAATTAGCCGCCATGATGGGAGCTTGGTTGGGTTGGAAGTATTTACTGTTGGCTAGTTTTATCGCCTGTGCGGTGGGAGCATTAGTCGGTGGCGGTGCTATTGTCCTATCACCAAAAAAACGGGGACAAAAGATCCCATTTGGGCCTTTTCTCGCATTAGGTGCAGCGATCGCTCTATTTGGTGGTGAAACTATTTTGTCTGCTTATTTACGGTTATTTTTTCCAGTCAGTTGA
- the leuB gene encoding 3-isopropylmalate dehydrogenase yields the protein MTQNYRITLLPGDGIGPEIMAVAVDVLNVVGKQFDLQFDFQEALIGGAAIDATGEPLPAATLETCRNSDAVLLAAIGGYKWDSLPSNQRPEAGLLGLRAGLGLFANLRPAKILPQLIDASTLKREVVEGVDIMVVRELTGGIYFGKPKGIFATETGEKRGVNTMVYTESEIDRIGRVAFEAARKRGGKLCSVDKANVLEVSQLWRDRITKLATEYPDIELSHLYVDNAAMQLVRAPKQFDTIVTGNLFGDILSDAAAMLTGSIGMLPSASLGAAGPGVFEPVHGSAPDIAGLDKANPLAQVLSAAMMLRYGLNQPAAADKIEQAVFQVLEQGDRTGDIISPGKNLLGCRAMGDALIKSVNSEQ from the coding sequence ATGACCCAGAACTACCGCATTACACTACTCCCCGGCGATGGCATTGGCCCTGAAATTATGGCAGTGGCGGTAGATGTGCTGAATGTTGTCGGGAAACAATTTGATCTTCAGTTTGATTTCCAGGAAGCTTTGATTGGCGGTGCAGCCATTGATGCGACAGGTGAACCCCTGCCAGCTGCTACTCTGGAAACTTGCCGCAATAGTGATGCGGTCTTACTCGCTGCTATCGGTGGTTATAAGTGGGATTCTCTGCCATCTAACCAACGCCCAGAAGCGGGTTTGTTGGGGTTGCGGGCGGGTTTGGGATTGTTTGCGAATTTGCGCCCAGCGAAAATATTGCCTCAGTTAATTGATGCTTCCACCTTGAAGCGGGAAGTTGTGGAAGGCGTAGATATTATGGTGGTGCGGGAACTCACAGGGGGGATTTATTTCGGTAAACCCAAGGGTATTTTTGCTACCGAAACTGGTGAGAAACGTGGTGTAAATACGATGGTTTACACTGAGTCAGAAATTGACCGGATTGGTCGGGTGGCTTTTGAAGCAGCGCGGAAACGGGGTGGTAAACTCTGTTCAGTGGATAAAGCGAATGTATTAGAAGTATCCCAACTGTGGCGCGATCGCATCACCAAACTGGCTACAGAATATCCCGATATTGAATTATCTCATTTATATGTAGATAACGCGGCGATGCAACTGGTACGCGCCCCCAAACAATTCGATACGATTGTCACAGGTAACTTGTTTGGTGATATTCTCTCAGATGCCGCTGCTATGCTCACAGGTAGTATTGGCATGTTACCCTCTGCGAGTTTGGGTGCTGCTGGGCCTGGAGTATTTGAACCCGTTCACGGTTCCGCCCCAGATATTGCCGGACTTGATAAGGCTAATCCCTTAGCGCAAGTTTTGAGTGCAGCAATGATGCTCCGCTACGGTTTAAACCAACCAGCGGCCGCAGATAAGATTGAGCAAGCAGTATTCCAAGTTTTAGAACAAGGCGATCGCACAGGTGATATCATCTCTCCAGGAAAGAATCTGCTGGGTTGTCGTGCTATGGGCGACGCACTTATTAAATCAGTGAACAGTGAACAGTGA
- the ahcY gene encoding adenosylhomocysteinase, whose translation MTATSPRLKHEVKDLALAPLGRQRIEWAGREMPVLRQIRDRFAQEKPFAGLRLVACAHVTTETAHLAIALKAGGADAVLIASNPLSTQDDVAASLVVDHEIPVFAQKGEDNETYNRHVQIALDHRPNIIIDDGSDVVATLIQQRQHQIADLIGTTEETTTGIVRLRAMFRDGVLTFPAVNVNDADTKHFFDNRYGTGQSTLDGIIRATNILLAGKNIVVVGYGWCGKGTALRARGLGGNVIVTEIDPIKAIEAVMDGFRVLPMAEAAKVGDLFITVTGNKHVVRGEHFDVMKDGAIVCNSGHFDLELDLKYLASQAKEIKEVRPFTEEYKLQNGKSVIVLGQGRLINLAAAEGHPSAVMDMSFANQALAVEYLVKNKGKLAPGLHSIPTEVDQEIARLKLQAIGITIDTLTADQIEYINSWTVGT comes from the coding sequence ATGACCGCAACTTCTCCCCGATTAAAGCACGAGGTTAAAGACCTCGCCCTAGCTCCCTTGGGAAGACAGCGCATTGAATGGGCTGGACGCGAAATGCCAGTTTTACGGCAAATCCGCGATCGCTTTGCCCAAGAAAAACCCTTCGCCGGGTTGCGTCTTGTGGCTTGTGCCCACGTGACAACTGAAACCGCACATCTAGCCATTGCACTCAAAGCTGGTGGTGCAGATGCTGTATTAATTGCTAGTAATCCCCTATCAACTCAAGATGACGTAGCCGCTAGCCTCGTCGTCGATCATGAAATTCCTGTTTTTGCCCAAAAAGGCGAAGACAACGAAACCTATAATCGCCACGTCCAAATAGCCCTAGATCACCGCCCCAACATCATCATTGATGACGGTAGCGATGTCGTTGCAACCCTAATTCAACAACGCCAGCATCAAATTGCCGATTTGATTGGCACCACCGAAGAAACTACAACCGGAATTGTGCGGTTACGTGCCATGTTCAGAGATGGCGTGCTTACCTTCCCCGCCGTCAACGTCAACGATGCTGACACCAAGCACTTCTTTGATAATCGCTACGGTACTGGACAATCAACCCTTGACGGCATTATCCGTGCCACAAACATCCTGCTGGCTGGGAAAAACATTGTCGTTGTCGGCTATGGCTGGTGTGGTAAAGGCACAGCCCTCCGCGCCCGTGGACTAGGTGGTAACGTAATTGTCACCGAAATCGACCCCATTAAGGCAATTGAAGCTGTGATGGATGGCTTCCGTGTACTGCCAATGGCAGAAGCCGCTAAAGTTGGTGATTTGTTCATCACAGTCACTGGTAACAAGCACGTGGTGCGCGGCGAGCATTTTGATGTGATGAAAGATGGGGCGATCGTTTGCAACTCTGGTCACTTTGATCTCGAACTTGATTTGAAATACTTAGCATCTCAAGCTAAAGAAATCAAAGAAGTGCGCCCCTTCACTGAAGAGTATAAATTGCAAAATGGTAAGTCAGTCATCGTTCTCGGTCAAGGACGCTTGATTAACCTCGCCGCTGCGGAAGGACACCCCAGTGCAGTTATGGATATGAGCTTTGCTAATCAGGCTTTAGCCGTTGAATACCTAGTGAAGAATAAAGGTAAGCTAGCACCTGGTTTACACTCAATTCCTACTGAAGTGGATCAAGAAATTGCCCGCCTGAAGCTACAGGCAATTGGCATTACCATTGATACCCTCACAGCAGACCAGATTGAGTACATCAATTCCTGGACTGTAGGCACTTGA
- a CDS encoding mechanosensitive ion channel family protein, translating into MRLQFLAIAGSMAIAVVSAPKVTAQIPFLTDFQAPSKVSNDSDNRIVSDWIYLDGRRLFQIAGTKTNFPERLKNVQQNLQEISQNYFRSTAKEPKVEIRTIKESPVIYVNDQYLMTITAQDAGLRQVDGMSSANQITDVLHQDLQQAKRERQTQFLIQQGIIAGASGLAMIVLSWGVRRWQRRLEYESLKPIFPTSAADKKITTQLNQQHHRHLQEVKKRLFQLTQAAIWGSGTFIILGLFPYTRSLQVGILSAAQIPLRLGVVILGTYVAVRFSYALIDRFTTTIVNSSALLTPESSERLQLRVSTFSGVTKSITTIVCAGVGILLALVALGIDIVPLLAGAGLIGVAVSLASQNLIKDAINGFLIILEDQYALGDVIAVGDVGGLVENLNLRMTQVRDAEGRLITIPNSEIKIVANLSSRWSRADLTIPVSYQANIDVALKLIETVALEMDQDPEWLRQIVETPKVLGVDHFGDRGLIIRVWIKTQPLKQWDVAREYRRRLKVAFDQAGIDIPVPQQAIWVNDSQLLNTPMNGKAD; encoded by the coding sequence GTGCGCTTACAATTTTTGGCGATCGCGGGTTCAATGGCGATCGCAGTTGTGTCTGCACCCAAGGTAACAGCCCAGATTCCCTTTTTAACTGACTTTCAAGCTCCCAGCAAAGTCAGTAATGATTCAGATAATCGAATTGTTTCTGATTGGATTTATTTGGATGGTCGTCGGTTGTTTCAGATAGCAGGAACAAAAACTAATTTTCCTGAAAGGTTAAAAAATGTTCAACAAAATTTGCAGGAAATTAGCCAAAATTACTTTCGTTCAACTGCTAAAGAACCCAAGGTAGAGATTCGTACCATCAAGGAATCACCAGTAATTTACGTCAACGACCAATATTTGATGACCATCACTGCCCAAGATGCCGGGTTGCGACAGGTAGACGGGATGTCATCAGCAAATCAAATCACCGATGTTTTGCATCAAGACTTACAACAGGCCAAGCGAGAGCGACAAACTCAGTTTTTAATTCAACAAGGTATAATTGCCGGGGCCAGCGGTTTGGCCATGATTGTCTTGAGTTGGGGTGTCCGTCGCTGGCAACGCCGCTTAGAATATGAGTCATTAAAGCCGATATTCCCAACTTCAGCGGCAGACAAAAAGATTACAACACAACTAAATCAACAACATCATCGGCATTTACAAGAAGTCAAAAAACGATTATTTCAGCTAACTCAAGCGGCGATTTGGGGTAGCGGTACGTTCATTATCTTGGGTTTATTTCCTTATACGCGATCGCTCCAAGTCGGCATCCTCTCCGCCGCTCAAATTCCTTTAAGATTGGGAGTTGTTATCCTGGGAACCTACGTAGCTGTACGTTTCAGCTATGCCCTGATTGACCGCTTCACCACTACCATAGTCAACAGCAGTGCGTTATTAACTCCAGAAAGTTCAGAACGTCTGCAACTTCGCGTTTCCACATTTTCTGGTGTCACCAAAAGTATTACGACCATTGTCTGCGCTGGTGTTGGCATCTTGCTAGCCCTAGTTGCCTTGGGTATAGACATTGTTCCCTTGCTAGCTGGTGCCGGTTTAATAGGTGTCGCCGTTTCTCTAGCCTCGCAAAACTTAATTAAAGATGCGATTAACGGCTTTTTGATTATCTTAGAAGACCAGTACGCATTGGGTGACGTGATTGCTGTGGGAGATGTGGGAGGCTTAGTCGAAAATCTTAATCTGCGGATGACCCAGGTAAGGGATGCCGAAGGGCGCTTAATCACAATTCCCAACAGTGAAATTAAAATAGTAGCCAATCTGTCGAGTCGTTGGTCACGGGCCGATTTAACAATTCCCGTTTCTTATCAAGCTAATATTGATGTGGCTTTGAAGTTAATTGAAACTGTAGCCTTAGAGATGGATCAAGATCCCGAATGGTTGCGTCAAATTGTGGAAACACCGAAAGTTTTGGGAGTAGATCATTTTGGCGATCGCGGTTTGATCATCCGGGTTTGGATTAAAACACAGCCCTTAAAACAATGGGATGTCGCACGGGAGTATCGCCGGCGCTTAAAAGTCGCCTTCGATCAAGCCGGAATTGATATTCCTGTACCTCAGCAAGCAATTTGGGTTAATGATTCCCAGTTGCTGAACACGCCGATGAATGGCAAAGCTGATTAG
- a CDS encoding glycosyltransferase family 4 protein — MKIFFLDQSGTPGGAELCLIDIAKPYSDRSLVGLFIDGPFKNLLQQNHIPVEVLANQPIQVRKESSLLQALGSLKQLIPLIIKVVKIARDYDLIYANTQKALVIGAIASFFARRPLVYHLHDILSKEHFSATNRRIAITLANRFASLVIANSQASQTAFIEAGGHSEITTVVYNGFDQKIYQPCDSDISQLRQNLGLEGKFLVGHFSRLAPWKGQHILITALAKCPPEVTAILVGDALFGEQDYVQQLHQQVAALGLENRVKFLGFRSDIPQLMAACNLVAHTSTSPEPFGRVIVEAMLCGKPVVAAKAGGATELVENGVNGFLVTPGEPQELAQVITSCVLETEKSQVIANNARISASQRFDVTTINQQISQLLGELGIGNGVLFE; from the coding sequence ATGAAAATTTTTTTCTTAGACCAAAGTGGTACTCCAGGCGGTGCCGAATTATGTTTAATAGATATTGCTAAACCTTATAGCGATCGCTCTCTTGTCGGATTATTTATCGATGGGCCATTTAAAAATTTATTACAGCAAAATCATATCCCAGTAGAAGTTCTCGCAAATCAACCAATTCAAGTTCGTAAAGAAAGCAGTTTACTCCAAGCATTAGGCAGTCTAAAACAACTTATACCACTAATTATTAAGGTAGTAAAAATAGCCCGTGATTATGATTTAATCTATGCTAATACCCAAAAAGCATTAGTGATTGGGGCAATAGCTAGCTTTTTTGCCCGTCGCCCTTTGGTATATCATTTACATGATATTCTATCAAAAGAACATTTTAGTGCAACTAACAGACGCATTGCTATTACTTTAGCTAATCGGTTCGCATCATTAGTAATTGCTAATTCCCAAGCTAGTCAAACAGCCTTTATCGAAGCGGGAGGACACTCGGAAATTACCACAGTTGTTTATAATGGCTTTGACCAAAAAATTTATCAACCTTGCGACTCTGATATTAGCCAATTACGGCAAAATTTAGGACTAGAAGGAAAATTTCTAGTCGGGCATTTTAGCCGTCTTGCACCGTGGAAAGGACAGCATATCTTAATTACTGCCCTTGCTAAATGTCCGCCAGAAGTGACAGCAATTTTAGTGGGTGATGCATTGTTTGGTGAACAAGATTATGTCCAACAATTACACCAACAAGTTGCAGCACTGGGGCTAGAAAATCGCGTCAAATTTTTAGGATTTCGTTCAGATATTCCCCAATTAATGGCAGCTTGTAACTTAGTAGCACATACCTCTACATCTCCAGAACCTTTTGGTAGAGTAATTGTTGAAGCTATGCTATGTGGAAAACCTGTAGTTGCAGCCAAAGCCGGTGGTGCAACAGAATTAGTAGAAAATGGGGTAAATGGTTTTCTCGTGACACCAGGAGAACCCCAGGAACTAGCACAAGTGATTACTAGCTGTGTTTTGGAGACAGAGAAAAGTCAGGTAATAGCTAATAACGCCAGAATTTCTGCTAGTCAGCGTTTTGATGTGACAACTATTAATCAGCAAATTTCGCAGCTATTAGGCGAATTGGGAATTGGAAATGGGGTTTTGTTTGAATAA
- a CDS encoding glycosyltransferase family 4 protein, which produces MEDKKKNFALESASILTLGIGWFPTNPGGLERYIYELTHKLAANQDEVELCGVGLPGTEVNLPIKLTNLASPDSKIWQRLWSIRTNFKKTRVGKPDAINLHFALYSFPIIDILPKGVPITFNFHGPWSSESQQEVSNQRLSNFIKRRLIEQTTYNCCDRFIVLSKAFGNILHHKYQIPWQKIHVIPGGVDINQFQPNLSTQQARIKLGWPEKRPILFTSRRLVHRVGLDKLLQAIAIIKPRIPDVWLAIAGRGHIQATLQQQAIELGLENNIKFLGFLPDDDLPIAYQAANLTVMPSQSFEGFGLVIVESLACGTPVVCTPVGGMPEILAPFSPDLITTSTEASAIAEKIEQVLLQKILTPSRNECRQYATTHFDWHKIAQRVRNVLLA; this is translated from the coding sequence GTGGAAGATAAGAAAAAAAATTTTGCTTTAGAATCTGCATCTATTCTTACTTTGGGAATAGGTTGGTTTCCTACAAATCCTGGAGGATTGGAACGGTATATTTATGAACTCACTCATAAATTAGCAGCTAATCAAGATGAAGTTGAATTATGTGGAGTAGGTCTACCAGGAACTGAAGTAAATTTACCAATAAAATTGACTAATTTGGCTTCTCCAGATAGTAAAATTTGGCAGCGACTGTGGTCTATTCGCACTAATTTTAAGAAAACAAGGGTAGGTAAACCAGATGCAATTAATTTACATTTTGCATTATATAGTTTTCCAATTATAGATATTTTACCAAAAGGAGTGCCAATTACTTTTAATTTTCATGGTCCTTGGTCTTCTGAGAGTCAGCAAGAGGTAAGTAATCAAAGACTGAGTAATTTTATCAAGCGCCGACTAATAGAACAAACTACTTACAACTGTTGCGATCGCTTTATTGTCCTCAGCAAAGCATTTGGCAATATTCTACATCACAAATATCAAATTCCTTGGCAGAAAATTCATGTTATTCCTGGTGGAGTTGATATTAACCAGTTTCAACCAAACTTGTCAACTCAACAAGCACGGATAAAGTTAGGCTGGCCAGAGAAACGCCCAATTTTGTTCACATCTCGCCGCTTAGTGCATCGAGTTGGACTGGATAAATTATTGCAGGCAATAGCCATAATTAAGCCAAGAATTCCTGATGTTTGGCTAGCGATCGCTGGTCGTGGTCATATTCAAGCTACACTACAGCAACAAGCTATAGAATTGGGACTTGAAAACAACATTAAGTTTTTAGGTTTTCTTCCTGATGATGATTTACCCATAGCTTACCAAGCCGCAAATTTAACAGTTATGCCTAGTCAATCATTTGAAGGTTTTGGACTAGTCATAGTAGAATCTCTAGCCTGCGGAACTCCTGTTGTCTGTACGCCTGTTGGTGGGATGCCAGAAATTTTAGCACCATTTTCACCAGATTTAATTACTACCTCTACTGAAGCCTCAGCGATTGCTGAAAAAATAGAACAGGTGCTGTTACAAAAGATACTAACCCCTTCACGAAATGAGTGTCGCCAATACGCCACTACGCATTTTGATTGGCATAAAATAGCCCAGCGAGTCAGAAATGTACTCTTAGCTTAA